DNA sequence from the Halostella salina genome:
TCCAGCACGACGCTGCCGGGGTGGGTCATCTTGCTGCTGGTCGAGAAGCCGTACGCCGTCGAGTTCGCCACCGGAACGCCGTGTTCGTCCGCGTCGTCGGCGATGTCCTCGATGAACGCCTGCGCCTCGGCCGCCGCCGTCTCCTCGTCTATCGTGTCGCTCTCTATCGCCCGGACGAGCTCCTCGCCGAGGACGTACAGCGCGTGGACGCCGGCGTCGTACCGGTCCGCCACCGCGACGGCGTACTCGGCGGCCCGGACCGACGCCTCGCTCCCGTCGACGGGGACGAGCACCGTCTCGACGGTCAGCGGGCCGTCCGCGGCGGACGCTTGCTCCGTGTGCATACATCACCCTGCGAAACCGGGGAGCAAAAACCCTCGCCCTTCGAAAGGACATGATTTATCGTGGGGTGGAAAAAACGGCCGGGCATGGAGCGTGTGCTTGCAGTCGTCGACGGCGAGGAGTCGACAAAGGAACTGCTGCGCGAGGCGGGTGAGATCGCCGACGGCGTCGGTGCGGAACTCGTCCTCCTTCACGTCACCAGCGAGGAGGAGTTCGCGGAGCGCGAGGAGGCGCTGGCCAGCATCACCGACTACGACGCGCAGTACGGCATCAGTCAGGCCAAGGAGGGAGCCGGGCAGTTCGCCCGTGACCTCGGCCGGGAGGTGCTCGCGGACGTCGACGTGGAGTTCGAGGCCGTCGGCCGCCTCGGCGACGAGGTCGAGGAGATACTGGCGGCCGCCGACGAGCACGGGGCCGACCACGTGTTCGTTCAGGGCCGCACCCGGTCGCCGACCGGGAAGGCGCTGTTCGGCGACCGGGCACAGCAGGTCGCCCTCGACTTCGACGGGCCGGTGACGGTGCTGACCGCGTAGGACGATGGTTTAAAGCCCCATCCCCCGGAACTCACGCGTATGATCGACACCGTCGTCATCGCCACGGACGGCTCCGAGAGCGTCGAACGGGCCGTCGACGTGGCGCTCGACCTCGCGCGGCGCTTCGACGCCGCGGTCCACGCGCTGTACGTCGTCGACGAGAGCGACGTGGACTCCTCGCCGGAGTCGATCCGCGAGGAGCTACAGACCGCGTTAGAGGAGACGGGCGAGGAGGCGCTCGCGGCCGTCCGCGACCGGGCTGACCGCGAGGTCGAGACGGTCGTCCGCGAGGGCCGGCCGGCCGCGGAGATCTGCGAGTACGCCCGCGAGGAGGACGTCGACGTGGTCGCAACCGGCACCCGCGGCCGCCACGGCGAGAACCGGTTTCTCATCGGCAGCGTCGCCGAGCACGTCGTTCGCACCTGTCCCGTCCCGGTGCTGACGGTGCGGCAGCTGGGCGAGTAGCCGCGTTGCCGTTCCGCGCAGGCCTCCCCAGCGACCGGACCCGACCCCGCGAACCGGCGGGTTCTTGCCGCGCCGGCCGGACGTACCGGTATGGACGACGCGATCATCGAGGACGACGACCTGTCGCTCGGCCGCAAGTCAGTGATCCCGGGGGAGGGGTTTTTCGTCCCGGACTCGCTGGAGGAGAGCCACGAGGAGGAGGCCGCCGCCGAAGCGCTCGACGGCGCGAGCGTCGCCGTCGTCGCGGACCCCGACGCAGACGGGCTGGCCTGCGTGGCGCTCCTGCGGGAACTGTACGGCGACGAACCGCCCGCGGAACCGGCGGTGGGCGACGAGGCTGCCGGTGAAGAGGACGAGACGGACCCCGATACACCCGTCGACGTCGCCGAGGAAGCCCCTGGCCGCGTCTCCCGGGACGTGGCGCTGATCCCGGCGGGCCCCCACGACCTGGAGGAGGGCATCGAGTACGTCGCCGAGTACGGGGCCGCGGGGATCGACCTCTTCGTCTGTGACCTCTGTCCCGACCGCTACGAGTACGTCGAGTCGGAGCTCGAAGCCGCGGTC
Encoded proteins:
- a CDS encoding universal stress protein, giving the protein MERVLAVVDGEESTKELLREAGEIADGVGAELVLLHVTSEEEFAEREEALASITDYDAQYGISQAKEGAGQFARDLGREVLADVDVEFEAVGRLGDEVEEILAAADEHGADHVFVQGRTRSPTGKALFGDRAQQVALDFDGPVTVLTA
- a CDS encoding universal stress protein, which codes for MIDTVVIATDGSESVERAVDVALDLARRFDAAVHALYVVDESDVDSSPESIREELQTALEETGEEALAAVRDRADREVETVVREGRPAAEICEYAREEDVDVVATGTRGRHGENRFLIGSVAEHVVRTCPVPVLTVRQLGE
- a CDS encoding universal stress protein; this encodes MHTEQASAADGPLTVETVLVPVDGSEASVRAAEYAVAVADRYDAGVHALYVLGEELVRAIESDTIDEETAAAEAQAFIEDIADDADEHGVPVANSTAYGFSTSSKMTHPGSVVLDTAEDLDADFIVVPREQLTGEPGEVLSKAAEYVLLYASQPVLSV